One genomic window of Halolamina sediminis includes the following:
- a CDS encoding DUF7528 family protein, whose product MVLSLPDGEHRLSREAATALRDDLTAALTGCREFVRTAGEHRPDGSYVVSRRGADSAGNAKQFRDFRTITALYERLPEQFDASAVGVAAGDDAVSGSRRHLLVRHFAEHPAFDCELVAEQPLTAEKTPSDDGQTRATVAAPTD is encoded by the coding sequence CTGGTTCTGTCGCTCCCCGACGGTGAGCACCGGCTCTCCCGCGAGGCCGCGACGGCGTTGCGGGACGACCTGACCGCGGCGCTGACGGGGTGCCGGGAGTTCGTCCGGACTGCAGGCGAGCACCGCCCGGACGGCAGCTACGTCGTCTCGCGCCGGGGCGCCGACTCCGCGGGCAACGCCAAGCAGTTCCGCGACTTCCGGACGATAACGGCGCTGTACGAACGGCTGCCCGAGCAGTTCGACGCCAGCGCGGTCGGCGTGGCCGCCGGCGACGACGCGGTGTCGGGGAGCCGCCGACACCTGCTCGTCCGGCACTTCGCCGAACACCCCGCTTTCGACTGCGAACTGGTCGCCGAACAGCCCCTGACCGCGGAGAAGACACCCTCTGACGACGGGCAGACACGGGCGACCGTCGCCGCCCCGACCGACTGA
- a CDS encoding DUF7117 family protein encodes MKIRGERECKNCGTRWSYYETGEASCPDCGSLRSVAVEDERRHHTDSPAEFELTPHRTALADGEGITDIADSVASDCRAYLRKRGFLRGGELLPLDDTYLAVGELRAAITDYRRDARFGAASDEPEREAAERYLLDLLQGADDGERPAPADVPESLAPARGLAYAAAVDAYRDDVASYLDDAPEEDARRTLGRIRDQQKRLDALEGDLPPETVESLVRACRDLHRYLNGEESALAAARQRLDGLAES; translated from the coding sequence ATGAAGATCCGCGGCGAGCGCGAGTGCAAGAACTGCGGCACGCGCTGGTCCTACTACGAGACCGGGGAGGCGAGCTGCCCGGACTGCGGGAGCCTCCGGAGCGTCGCGGTCGAGGACGAACGGCGCCACCACACGGACAGCCCCGCCGAGTTCGAGCTCACGCCACACCGGACCGCGCTCGCGGACGGCGAGGGGATCACCGATATCGCCGACAGCGTGGCGTCGGACTGCCGGGCGTACCTCCGTAAGCGGGGGTTCCTCCGCGGGGGCGAGCTGCTCCCGCTGGACGACACGTACCTCGCGGTCGGGGAGCTTCGGGCGGCGATCACCGACTACCGCCGGGACGCACGCTTCGGCGCCGCGTCCGACGAGCCCGAACGGGAGGCCGCCGAGCGCTACCTACTCGACCTGCTCCAGGGCGCCGACGACGGCGAACGTCCCGCGCCCGCTGACGTGCCCGAGTCGCTCGCGCCCGCCCGTGGGCTGGCGTACGCGGCGGCCGTCGACGCCTACCGCGACGACGTGGCCAGCTACCTCGACGACGCCCCTGAGGAGGACGCGCGCCGAACGCTCGGGCGAATCCGCGATCAACAGAAGCGGCTCGACGCGCTGGAGGGCGATCTCCCTCCGGAGACGGTCGAGTCGCTCGTCCGGGCGTGCCGGGACCTGCACCGCTACCTGAACGGCGAGGAGTCGGCGCTCGCGGCCGCACGCCAGCGGCTCGACGGGCTGGCCGAGAGTTGA
- a CDS encoding universal stress protein: protein MEHALAVVGPDDVTKELVREAGELAAGVDARLTLLCVVSEEEYAEEREALEAIPEADVSYSVGQALEGARSFANDIGVETLEGVDIEYETAGAVGDRAETVIDGAQNHGCDHIFMTGQRRSPTGKAIFGDVTQRVILDFEGPVTVVTE from the coding sequence ATGGAACACGCACTCGCTGTCGTCGGACCGGACGACGTGACAAAGGAGCTGGTTCGAGAGGCCGGCGAACTCGCGGCCGGGGTCGACGCCCGACTCACGCTGCTCTGTGTCGTGAGTGAGGAGGAGTACGCCGAGGAGCGCGAAGCGCTGGAGGCGATCCCGGAGGCCGACGTGAGCTACTCCGTCGGACAGGCGCTTGAGGGCGCCCGCAGCTTCGCGAACGACATCGGCGTCGAGACGCTCGAGGGCGTCGACATCGAGTACGAGACCGCCGGCGCGGTCGGCGACCGGGCCGAGACCGTAATCGACGGCGCACAGAACCACGGCTGTGACCACATCTTCATGACCGGCCAGCGCCGCTCGCCCACCGGGAAGGCGATCTTCGGCGACGTGACCCAGCGCGTCATTCTCGACTTCGAGGGGCCGGTGACGGTCGTCACGGAGTAA
- a CDS encoding bifunctional 5,10-methylenetetrahydrofolate dehydrogenase/5,10-methenyltetrahydrofolate cyclohydrolase, whose protein sequence is MSEAIQERADRADVIDGEAVAAAVRESVSGAVDRLRSEGVTPGLATVLMSDDPASETYVRMKQRDCEDVGIESRHVEIDTDAPQSELFETIDELNADPAIDGILIQRPLTAGVDEPAALRRVAPEKDVDGFHPENVGRLVTGDPRFVPCTPLGIQRLLVEAGVEIPGSDVVVVGRSELVGKPLANLLLGRGDDADATVTVCHSKTDDLAAHVSRADVVVVAAGVPELVTGEMLAPDSTVIDVGINAVGEGDDRELVGDVEYESASEVAGAITPVPGGVGPMTRAMLLRNTVMAAARQSGVDLDLE, encoded by the coding sequence GTGAGCGAGGCAATTCAGGAGCGAGCCGACCGGGCGGACGTGATCGACGGCGAGGCCGTCGCCGCGGCGGTACGGGAGAGCGTCTCCGGGGCGGTCGATCGCCTCCGGAGCGAGGGCGTGACCCCGGGGCTGGCGACCGTGCTGATGAGCGACGACCCCGCGAGCGAGACGTACGTCCGGATGAAACAGCGCGACTGCGAGGACGTGGGTATCGAGAGCCGCCACGTCGAGATCGACACTGACGCCCCGCAGTCCGAGCTGTTCGAGACGATCGACGAGCTCAACGCCGACCCCGCGATCGACGGGATCCTGATCCAGCGGCCGCTGACGGCGGGCGTCGACGAGCCGGCGGCGCTGCGCCGGGTCGCCCCCGAGAAGGACGTCGACGGGTTCCACCCGGAGAACGTCGGCCGGCTCGTGACCGGCGACCCGCGATTCGTCCCGTGTACGCCGCTGGGGATCCAGCGGCTGCTGGTGGAGGCGGGCGTGGAGATCCCCGGCTCGGACGTGGTCGTCGTCGGCCGCTCGGAGCTGGTGGGGAAGCCGCTCGCGAACCTCCTGCTCGGCCGCGGCGACGACGCGGACGCGACGGTGACGGTCTGTCACTCGAAGACCGACGACCTGGCGGCGCACGTCTCCCGCGCGGACGTGGTGGTCGTCGCCGCGGGCGTCCCCGAACTCGTCACCGGCGAGATGCTGGCGCCGGACTCGACGGTGATCGACGTGGGGATCAACGCCGTCGGCGAGGGCGACGACCGCGAACTGGTCGGCGACGTCGAGTACGAGAGCGCTTCGGAGGTCGCCGGCGCGATCACCCCAGTCCCCGGCGGCGTCGGGCCGATGACCCGAGCGATGCTACTGCGGAATACGGTGATGGCTGCGGCCCGGCAGTCGGGCGTCGATCTCGATCTGGAGTGA
- a CDS encoding PAS domain S-box protein → MRTNLLWVGPPEPPETVARLAERRGWSLRSADPGSSAGAATRHRPAAVVVGTDDADLDGLRAATQAPIAHCPPVTTADGVGAASAVGVDIVLPQDTDEWGVDTLLDRLGAVESDSASIADGMGSAHDTAREAAGDPPAPTGTATPTDERPPRGTLTVDDEGQISYVGERAAELLGRDAESLLGSELHEALPWADLGRLERVDDLAADDGTVSTVERLMPANRWLKLTARPTDAGATVTVVELDAAERRRVVLDRLHGLTRRLFAAETPDAIAEIACEAARDVLGLEVVVVRLAERGGDGLRVAAKTEPVEELMPARSRYGVGESIAGAVYEEGSPRISLDLDEERFGQIESTISLPLGEHGVMSVGSTATDAFDDADVSLARLLSTTVTAALDRAERETQLRRREAVLESVQGMVFVLDEDRLIDYVSTPLAERLGVSREDVVGKHVVEFVDVTEFYGAESRLREDVSDLSLDLRIDSPDGESFPARVDLSVLEQTDRGRTLVGIVEDRSTLAETREDLRREHERLWTLFENLPDPVVDAEHVEGGPVIRAANDAFADVFGVDRESIVGQPIDEVLSLPAGERPGDTPPEAINERVREGEVTGAKVRRETAHGARTFLFRGIPYAENGSVRAFGIYTDVTEIERRERHVKVLDRLLRHNLRNDLGVVIGRAENVLERADDPDIESEAAALVEAANGLIDLSDTAKRIRRIIEGPETERSTIGVASLFGPVAADAREQFPEATVRIGDEFDDLAVLATSDLRLALEELVENAIVHGADAPAVDLRAEPFEPAPGEWIDLLVVDNGPGIPEAERAAITGSRDITQLQHGSGLGLWLVRWAVESVGGDVSFERRDGNTVVRLRLRRATE, encoded by the coding sequence ATGCGTACCAACCTCCTCTGGGTCGGCCCGCCGGAGCCACCTGAGACGGTCGCCCGCCTCGCCGAACGGCGCGGCTGGTCGCTCCGGAGCGCCGACCCGGGGAGTAGTGCCGGTGCGGCGACCCGTCACCGCCCCGCGGCAGTCGTCGTCGGCACGGACGACGCCGATCTCGACGGGCTCCGTGCGGCCACGCAGGCGCCGATCGCGCACTGTCCACCGGTGACGACCGCCGACGGCGTGGGCGCCGCGAGCGCGGTCGGCGTCGATATCGTGCTCCCACAGGACACCGACGAGTGGGGAGTGGACACGCTCCTCGACCGCCTCGGGGCCGTCGAGTCGGACTCGGCCTCGATCGCCGACGGGATGGGCTCGGCCCACGACACTGCGCGGGAGGCAGCCGGCGATCCACCGGCACCGACCGGAACCGCGACGCCGACCGACGAACGCCCGCCGCGGGGGACGCTGACTGTCGACGACGAGGGGCAGATCAGCTACGTGGGCGAGCGCGCCGCCGAGCTGCTGGGCCGGGACGCCGAGTCGCTGCTGGGCAGCGAGCTTCACGAGGCGTTGCCGTGGGCCGACCTCGGCCGGCTGGAAAGGGTAGACGATCTCGCGGCCGACGACGGGACGGTGTCGACGGTCGAGCGGCTGATGCCGGCCAACCGCTGGCTGAAGCTGACCGCCCGTCCCACGGACGCGGGCGCGACGGTCACCGTCGTCGAACTCGACGCGGCCGAGCGTCGGCGGGTCGTGCTCGACCGGCTCCACGGGCTCACTCGCCGGCTGTTCGCCGCCGAGACGCCCGACGCCATCGCGGAGATCGCCTGCGAGGCGGCCCGGGACGTGCTCGGCCTCGAAGTCGTCGTCGTTCGCCTCGCCGAGCGGGGTGGGGACGGGCTCCGAGTGGCGGCGAAAACCGAGCCGGTCGAGGAGCTGATGCCCGCACGGTCGCGCTACGGCGTCGGCGAGAGCATCGCCGGCGCCGTCTACGAGGAGGGGAGCCCGCGGATCTCGCTCGACCTCGACGAGGAGCGGTTCGGCCAGATCGAATCGACGATCTCCCTCCCGTTGGGCGAGCACGGCGTCATGAGCGTCGGCTCGACCGCTACCGACGCGTTCGACGACGCCGACGTCTCGCTGGCGCGGCTGCTGTCGACGACGGTGACCGCGGCGCTCGATCGGGCCGAACGCGAGACCCAACTTCGCCGTCGGGAGGCGGTGCTCGAATCGGTCCAGGGGATGGTGTTCGTGCTCGACGAGGACCGACTGATCGACTACGTTTCGACGCCGCTGGCGGAGCGCCTCGGCGTGAGCCGGGAGGATGTCGTCGGCAAACACGTCGTGGAGTTTGTCGACGTGACAGAGTTCTACGGCGCCGAGAGCCGGCTCCGCGAGGACGTGTCGGATCTTTCGCTCGACCTCCGTATCGACTCGCCCGACGGGGAGTCGTTCCCCGCCCGCGTCGACCTCTCGGTGCTCGAACAGACCGACCGTGGGCGGACGCTCGTCGGCATCGTCGAGGACCGCTCGACGCTGGCGGAGACCCGCGAGGACCTCCGCCGGGAGCACGAGCGGCTGTGGACGCTGTTCGAGAACCTCCCCGACCCGGTCGTCGACGCCGAACACGTCGAGGGCGGGCCGGTGATCCGCGCAGCCAACGACGCGTTCGCGGACGTGTTCGGCGTCGACCGCGAGTCGATCGTCGGGCAGCCTATCGACGAGGTGCTCAGCCTGCCCGCCGGCGAGCGACCCGGAGACACGCCGCCGGAAGCGATCAACGAGCGGGTCCGCGAGGGGGAGGTAACGGGCGCGAAAGTCCGGCGGGAGACCGCCCACGGTGCGCGGACGTTCCTGTTCCGGGGGATCCCCTACGCCGAGAACGGTTCCGTCCGCGCGTTCGGCATCTACACCGACGTGACCGAGATCGAGCGCCGCGAGCGCCACGTGAAGGTGCTCGATCGACTGCTCAGACACAACCTCCGGAACGATCTCGGCGTCGTGATCGGCCGGGCCGAGAACGTGCTCGAACGGGCGGACGACCCGGATATCGAGTCGGAGGCCGCCGCCCTCGTCGAGGCCGCCAACGGGCTGATCGACCTGAGCGACACCGCAAAGCGCATCCGCCGGATCATCGAGGGCCCCGAGACCGAGCGATCCACGATCGGCGTCGCGAGCCTGTTCGGGCCGGTCGCGGCCGACGCCCGGGAGCAGTTCCCCGAGGCGACGGTTCGGATTGGCGACGAGTTCGACGACCTCGCGGTGCTCGCCACCTCTGATCTCCGGCTCGCGCTGGAGGAGTTGGTCGAGAACGCGATCGTCCACGGCGCCGACGCCCCGGCCGTGGATCTCCGAGCGGAGCCGTTCGAGCCCGCCCCGGGGGAGTGGATCGACCTGCTCGTTGTCGACAACGGGCCGGGGATCCCGGAGGCCGAGCGCGCGGCCATCACGGGCAGCCGCGACATCACACAGCTTCAGCACGGTAGCGGGCTGGGGCTATGGCTCGTCCGCTGGGCCGTCGAGTCCGTCGGCGGCGACGTGTCGTTCGAGCGCCGGGACGGGAACACCGTCGTGCGGCTCCGGCTCCGCCGGGCGACGGAGTAA
- a CDS encoding serine hydroxymethyltransferase, with product MEHDHVRQVDPELADALEAETDRQRDTITLIASENHVSEAVMDAQSSSLTNKYAEGYPGQRYYGGCEHADTVEQLAIDRAKELWGAEHVNVQPHSGSQANMAVYIAALDPGDKILSLDLTHGGHLSHGHSANFVGEHFEVQHYECDDETGYVDYEGLAEQAEQFEPDMIVSGYSAYPREVEWERIQATAESVDALHLADIAHITGLVAAGEHASPVGVADFVTGSTHKTIRAGRGGMVMCGEEWAEAVDKAVIPGMQGGPLMHNIAGKAVGFEEALTPEFEEYAARVVTNAEAMAERLRERGLDLVSGGTDTHLVLADLRPSHPDTSGKDVEEALEKAGIVLNANTVPGETRSPFNPSGIRVGTPAITTRGFTASDCRTVADCIADVVDAPDDEDVLAEVAETIGELTEKHPLYE from the coding sequence ATGGAGCACGATCACGTCCGACAGGTCGATCCCGAGCTCGCGGACGCGCTCGAAGCCGAGACCGACCGCCAGCGGGACACGATCACGCTGATCGCCAGCGAGAACCACGTCTCGGAGGCGGTGATGGACGCCCAGTCCAGCAGCCTCACCAACAAGTACGCCGAGGGGTACCCCGGGCAGCGCTACTACGGGGGCTGTGAGCACGCCGACACCGTCGAACAGCTGGCGATCGACCGCGCGAAGGAGCTGTGGGGCGCAGAGCACGTCAACGTCCAGCCCCACTCCGGCTCGCAGGCCAACATGGCCGTCTACATCGCCGCGCTCGACCCCGGCGACAAGATCCTGAGCCTCGATCTGACCCACGGCGGCCACCTCAGCCACGGCCACTCCGCGAACTTCGTCGGCGAACATTTCGAGGTGCAGCACTACGAGTGCGACGACGAGACGGGGTACGTCGACTACGAGGGGCTGGCCGAGCAGGCCGAGCAGTTCGAACCGGACATGATCGTCTCGGGCTACTCCGCCTACCCCCGCGAGGTCGAGTGGGAGCGCATCCAAGCGACCGCCGAGTCGGTCGACGCGCTCCACCTCGCCGACATCGCTCACATCACCGGGCTCGTCGCCGCCGGCGAACACGCGTCGCCGGTCGGCGTCGCCGACTTCGTCACCGGCTCGACCCACAAGACGATCCGCGCCGGCCGCGGCGGGATGGTCATGTGCGGCGAGGAGTGGGCCGAGGCCGTCGACAAGGCCGTCATCCCCGGAATGCAGGGCGGCCCGCTGATGCACAACATCGCCGGCAAGGCGGTCGGATTCGAGGAGGCGCTCACGCCGGAGTTCGAGGAGTACGCCGCCCGCGTCGTCACCAACGCGGAGGCGATGGCCGAGCGCCTTCGCGAGCGCGGCCTCGATCTCGTCTCCGGCGGCACCGACACCCACCTCGTGCTCGCTGATCTCCGGCCGTCCCACCCCGACACGAGCGGGAAGGACGTCGAGGAGGCCCTCGAGAAGGCGGGGATCGTCCTCAACGCCAACACCGTCCCCGGCGAGACACGCTCGCCGTTCAACCCCTCCGGCATCCGCGTCGGCACGCCCGCGATCACGACCCGCGGGTTCACCGCGAGCGACTGCCGGACCGTCGCCGACTGCATCGCCGACGTCGTCGACGCGCCGGACGACGAGGACGTGCTCGCCGAAGTCGCCGAGACGATCGGCGAACTGACCGAGAAACACCCGCTGTACGAGTAG